A window of the Microvirga terrae genome harbors these coding sequences:
- a CDS encoding MFS transporter — MTHQTSALSAAPRPVPVERVAVPILAAISVSHMLNDLIQSLLPAIYPILKSSFHLDFGQIGLLTLMFQLTASLLQPLVGNFTDRRPQPYSLVLGMGFTLVGLLTLSRAGSYPVLLLAAALVGMGSSVFHPESSRVARLASGGRHGLAQSVFQVGGNAGTALGPLLAAFIVVPFGQPSIAWFSVVALLAMLILFAIGRWYQAKLADMRARPRAAEAGSLVSRRRIAASLAILILLVFSKDFYVASLTNYFTFYLISKFQVSVQDAQIYLFVFLGSLAVGTVLGGAVGDRIGRRYVIWGSILGVLPFTLAMPYANLFWTAVLSVTIGLVLASAFSSILVYATELVPGRVGTIAGLFFGLSFGMAGLGAALLGQLADATSIETVYRVCSFLPAIGLLAYFLPKIEKKRL; from the coding sequence ATGACCCATCAGACGTCCGCCCTGTCCGCTGCGCCCCGGCCCGTGCCCGTGGAGCGTGTCGCCGTTCCGATCTTGGCGGCGATCAGCGTCTCCCACATGCTGAACGATCTCATCCAGTCGCTGCTGCCGGCGATCTACCCGATCCTCAAGAGCAGCTTTCATCTCGATTTCGGTCAGATCGGGCTTCTCACGCTCATGTTTCAGCTCACGGCATCGCTCCTTCAGCCCCTCGTGGGCAATTTCACGGATCGGCGGCCGCAGCCGTACTCCCTAGTCCTCGGCATGGGCTTCACCCTCGTCGGCCTGCTCACGCTCTCGCGGGCGGGCTCCTATCCGGTCCTGCTGCTGGCTGCCGCCCTCGTGGGCATGGGCTCCTCGGTATTCCACCCGGAATCCTCCCGGGTGGCCCGCCTCGCATCGGGCGGACGGCATGGCCTGGCGCAGTCGGTGTTCCAGGTCGGCGGCAATGCCGGAACGGCCCTGGGGCCGCTGCTCGCGGCCTTCATCGTGGTCCCGTTCGGCCAGCCGAGCATCGCGTGGTTTTCCGTGGTGGCGCTCCTCGCCATGCTGATCCTGTTCGCCATCGGACGCTGGTATCAGGCCAAGCTCGCCGACATGCGCGCCAGGCCGCGTGCGGCCGAGGCCGGATCCCTGGTCTCGCGGCGGCGCATCGCCGCCTCCCTGGCGATCCTGATCCTGCTGGTCTTCTCGAAGGATTTCTACGTCGCGAGCCTGACCAACTACTTCACCTTCTACCTGATCTCGAAGTTCCAGGTCTCCGTGCAGGACGCGCAGATCTACCTCTTTGTCTTCCTCGGCTCGCTCGCCGTCGGTACGGTTCTCGGCGGGGCCGTCGGCGACAGGATCGGCCGGCGCTACGTGATCTGGGGCTCGATCCTCGGTGTCCTGCCGTTCACGCTTGCCATGCCCTACGCCAACCTGTTCTGGACGGCCGTCCTGAGCGTCACCATCGGGCTCGTTCTCGCCTCGGCCTTCTCGTCGATCCTCGTCTACGCGACGGAGCTCGTGCCCGGCCGCGTCGGCACCATCGCGGGCCTGTTCTTCGGCCTGTCCTTCGGCATGGCGGGCCTGGGCGCCGCGCTCCTGGGGCAGCTGGCCGACGCGACGAGCATCGAGACCGTCTACCGGGTCTGCTCGTTCCTGCCGGCCATCGGCCTCCTGGCCTATTTCCTGCCGAAGATCGAGAAGAAGCGCCTCTGA
- a CDS encoding isocitrate lyase/PEP mutase family protein, which translates to MTDQLAKAKAFKALHIPGKPIVLFNVWDAGSAKAVAAGGATALATGSWSVAAAHGFDDGEHMPFALAVANLERIVAAADLPVTIDLESGYGADPEEVGANVARAVQAGAIGCNLEDGFRESTLRDAADQAARLKGARAAADRLRIPAFLNARTDVFLIAPADQHEGLVVTALERARAYADAGADGFFVPGLADDRLIARIVEGTTLPVNIMVSARTPAAARLAELGVARISHGPGPYRMAMKALEDAARAALI; encoded by the coding sequence ATGACGGACCAACTCGCAAAGGCTAAAGCATTCAAGGCTCTTCACATTCCGGGAAAGCCGATCGTCCTGTTCAACGTCTGGGATGCGGGCAGCGCCAAGGCGGTGGCCGCAGGCGGCGCGACGGCGCTTGCGACCGGCAGCTGGTCGGTTGCGGCCGCGCATGGCTTCGACGACGGCGAGCACATGCCGTTCGCCCTCGCCGTCGCCAATCTGGAGCGTATCGTGGCGGCGGCCGATCTTCCGGTCACCATCGATCTGGAGAGCGGCTACGGGGCTGATCCCGAGGAGGTCGGGGCCAACGTCGCCCGCGCCGTGCAGGCCGGCGCGATCGGCTGCAATCTCGAGGACGGGTTCCGTGAATCGACCCTGCGCGACGCCGCCGATCAGGCGGCCCGGCTCAAGGGCGCCAGAGCTGCCGCCGACAGGCTCCGGATCCCGGCTTTTCTGAATGCGCGCACGGACGTGTTCCTGATCGCGCCTGCGGATCAGCACGAGGGTCTCGTCGTCACGGCCCTGGAGCGTGCCCGCGCCTATGCGGATGCCGGTGCAGACGGGTTCTTCGTACCGGGGCTCGCCGACGACAGGCTGATCGCCCGCATCGTCGAAGGGACGACCCTGCCGGTCAACATCATGGTGAGCGCCAGGACACCGGCGGCCGCGCGGCTCGCGGAACTCGGCGTCGCCCGCATCAGCCACGGACCCGGCCCCTATCGCATGGCCATGAAGGCCCTTGAGGACGCCGCGCGGGCCGCGCTGATCTGA
- a CDS encoding bifunctional transcriptional activator/DNA repair enzyme AdaA, whose product MLRDDDTLFAALIARDPSYDGFAYVGVKTTGIFCRLTCPARKPKRQNVVFFSCRDAARDAGFRPCLRCRPLDLKRPTSGALDAVRDRIRAEPERRWSAEDLRALGYDPSTVRRAFQREYGVTFVQYARSQRLGLAVNTLRQGGSVMEAQLDAGYESGSGFRDAISRLIGDAPIRMPTRQILTAQWIDTPIGAMLAVADDAGVHLLEFAERKALPTEIDRLRKRVGPISFGRHPMLDALAEQMEQYFAGRSACFTVPIAQTGTAFEATVWEALRQIPAGHTRSYGEIARFIDRPDAPRAVARANGANQVAIIVPCHRVIGADGSLTGYGGRIWRKQWLLEHERRFASAIFQGART is encoded by the coding sequence ATGCTCCGCGACGACGACACTCTCTTTGCCGCCCTGATCGCCCGCGATCCGTCCTATGACGGGTTCGCCTATGTGGGCGTGAAGACGACCGGCATCTTCTGCCGCCTGACCTGCCCGGCCCGGAAGCCGAAGCGCCAGAACGTGGTATTCTTCTCCTGCCGGGACGCCGCCCGGGACGCGGGCTTTCGCCCGTGCCTGCGCTGCAGGCCCCTCGACCTCAAGCGCCCGACGAGCGGCGCGCTCGATGCCGTGCGGGACAGGATCAGGGCCGAGCCGGAGCGGCGGTGGAGCGCCGAGGATCTGCGGGCGCTCGGCTACGACCCCTCCACCGTGCGCCGCGCGTTCCAGCGTGAATACGGCGTGACGTTCGTGCAATATGCGCGCTCGCAGCGGCTGGGGCTCGCGGTGAACACGTTGCGGCAGGGAGGCTCGGTGATGGAGGCTCAACTCGATGCCGGGTACGAGTCCGGCAGCGGGTTTCGCGACGCGATCAGCCGTCTCATCGGCGATGCTCCGATCCGCATGCCGACCCGGCAGATCCTGACCGCGCAATGGATCGACACGCCTATCGGGGCCATGCTGGCCGTGGCTGACGATGCCGGCGTGCACCTGCTCGAATTCGCCGAGCGCAAGGCGCTTCCGACCGAGATCGACCGCCTGCGCAAGCGCGTCGGGCCGATCTCGTTCGGGCGGCACCCGATGCTCGATGCGCTGGCGGAGCAGATGGAGCAGTATTTTGCCGGGCGCTCCGCGTGCTTCACCGTGCCGATCGCTCAGACGGGCACGGCGTTCGAAGCCACGGTCTGGGAGGCGCTGCGCCAGATCCCCGCCGGGCACACGCGCAGCTACGGCGAGATCGCCCGCTTCATTGATCGTCCCGATGCGCCCCGCGCGGTGGCGCGGGCGAACGGCGCCAACCAAGTGGCGATCATCGTTCCTTGCCATCGCGTGATCGGGGCCGATGGATCGCTGACGGGGTACGGCGGCAGGATCTGGCGCAAGCAATGGCTGCTCGAACACGAGCGGCGTTTCGCATCGGCGATTTTTCAAGGGGCAAGGACATGA
- a CDS encoding cytochrome c peroxidase, whose product MLRKGLSRTGRVLAGLALAALVGGAADTPAPLDIAHWRQVFARPDHTPTPGDNPATPEKVALGAKLFEDARLSGAGDVACASCHQAELSFSDGVDRHVGHDGQPLDRRTPPLWNLAWGLSFFWDGRAPSLETQAMVPIENAREMAGNLQTALRALSADPQMRQEFARAFPDDPAVTQANLAKALSAFQRTLVSPETRFDRWVKGDDTALEPDELAGFSLFVGKAGCVACHQGWRFTDEAFHDIGLTSGDKGRGPVLGVGAADHAFKTPSLRERVWSAPYMHDGSLTTFEDVVDHYADRVVQRSTLSADLPRRIALSAGERAQLVAFLNTLSSDDPPRPASLPARTMALGAVADAVSASTISQKDRRFTPGAVILKAGDALRILNDDTRVHNVRLDGPGKSFSSDAQNPGDTVTIGFDQPGHYDVICGIHPEMRLSVDVAQAR is encoded by the coding sequence ATGCTGCGCAAAGGGCTCTCCCGCACCGGCCGGGTGCTTGCAGGCCTTGCGCTCGCGGCTCTCGTCGGCGGAGCGGCAGACACGCCCGCTCCGCTCGACATCGCCCATTGGCGCCAGGTCTTCGCGCGTCCGGACCACACGCCGACACCGGGCGACAATCCGGCCACGCCGGAGAAGGTGGCGCTCGGCGCGAAGCTGTTCGAGGATGCCCGCCTGTCGGGCGCCGGCGACGTCGCCTGCGCGAGCTGCCACCAGGCCGAGCTGTCCTTCTCCGACGGCGTCGACCGTCATGTCGGCCACGACGGACAGCCTCTCGACCGGCGCACGCCCCCTCTCTGGAACCTGGCCTGGGGCCTGTCCTTCTTTTGGGACGGTCGGGCACCGAGCCTGGAGACGCAGGCCATGGTGCCCATCGAGAACGCGCGGGAGATGGCCGGCAACCTTCAGACGGCCCTGCGCGCGCTGTCCGCCGATCCGCAGATGCGTCAAGAATTCGCGCGGGCTTTCCCGGACGATCCCGCCGTGACTCAGGCCAATCTGGCCAAGGCCCTCTCGGCCTTCCAGCGTACGCTCGTCTCGCCGGAAACCCGGTTCGACCGCTGGGTGAAGGGCGACGACACGGCCCTGGAGCCCGACGAGCTGGCAGGCTTCTCCCTCTTCGTCGGCAAGGCTGGATGCGTGGCCTGCCATCAGGGTTGGCGCTTCACCGATGAAGCCTTTCACGACATCGGCCTGACGAGCGGGGACAAGGGCCGCGGACCCGTTCTCGGCGTCGGTGCGGCGGATCACGCCTTCAAGACGCCGAGCCTGCGCGAGCGCGTCTGGTCGGCTCCCTACATGCATGACGGCTCGCTCACCACGTTCGAGGATGTGGTCGACCATTACGCCGACCGCGTGGTTCAGCGCTCCACCCTCTCGGCCGATCTTCCACGGAGGATCGCGCTCAGCGCGGGCGAACGGGCGCAGCTCGTCGCGTTCCTCAACACCCTGTCCAGCGACGATCCTCCCCGCCCGGCGAGCCTGCCGGCGCGGACGATGGCCCTGGGAGCGGTTGCCGATGCGGTCTCGGCCTCCACGATCAGCCAGAAGGACCGGCGCTTCACGCCCGGCGCCGTCATCCTGAAGGCGGGCGACGCCCTGCGCATCCTCAACGACGATACCCGCGTTCACAACGTGCGCCTCGACGGGCCGGGCAAGAGCTTCAGCTCCGACGCCCAGAACCCGGGCGACACCGTCACCATCGGTTTCGATCAGCCCGGCCATTACGACGTGATCTGCGGCATCCACCCGGAGATGCGCCTGAGCGTGGACGTGGCCCAGGCCCGCTGA
- a CDS encoding Fe2+-dependent dioxygenase, which translates to MLITIADVLPPADLEEVRVTLGAMRFEDGRATAGWSARLVKDNEQAREGAALTLLREKVSAAILGNDVFSLAVRPKVLTPLTFARYGEGRAYGSHVDNPLMNGIRTDVSFTLFLADPESYDGGELVIESVSGEEEVKLPAGHLVAYDSTSLHRVAPVTRGERVVAVGWAQSYVRDSARRELLFDLETAKRNLFAQSGKTPEFDLLAKSSANLFRMWAEV; encoded by the coding sequence ATGCTCATCACGATTGCGGATGTCCTCCCCCCGGCCGACCTCGAGGAGGTCCGGGTAACCTTGGGCGCCATGCGTTTCGAGGACGGCCGTGCGACGGCCGGATGGAGCGCGAGGCTCGTCAAGGATAACGAGCAGGCCCGTGAAGGCGCCGCGCTCACGCTGCTCCGCGAGAAGGTCTCGGCAGCGATTCTCGGCAATGACGTCTTCAGCCTCGCCGTGCGCCCCAAGGTCCTGACGCCGCTGACCTTCGCCCGATACGGCGAGGGCAGAGCCTATGGCTCGCATGTGGACAATCCGCTGATGAACGGCATCCGCACCGATGTGTCCTTCACGCTCTTCCTGGCCGATCCGGAATCCTATGACGGCGGAGAGCTCGTGATCGAATCGGTCTCCGGCGAGGAGGAGGTGAAGCTGCCGGCAGGCCACCTCGTCGCCTATGATTCGACGAGCCTGCACCGGGTCGCGCCCGTCACCCGCGGCGAGCGGGTCGTGGCCGTGGGCTGGGCCCAGAGCTATGTGCGCGACAGCGCCCGGCGCGAGCTCCTGTTCGATCTGGAGACGGCCAAGCGCAACCTGTTCGCGCAATCCGGGAAAACACCGGAATTCGACCTCTTGGCGAAGAGCAGCGCCAACCTGTTCCGAATGTGGGCGGAGGTTTGA
- a CDS encoding TIGR02466 family protein — MASIDTLFVTKVYRAEMTGAKAESRNAELEAACLSIAEDDEAGQRWCDKHGYPGYTSYASLNDLPWRVPVFGELLKDLDKHVAAFAKELEFDLQGRKLVLDSLWINILPPGGIHTSHIHPHSVISGTYYVTIPEGASALKLEDPRLGFMMAAPPRKAKARPENRQFAYMKPIPGTVLLWESWLRHEVPLNEAESERISVSFNYSWQ, encoded by the coding sequence ATGGCAAGCATCGATACGCTTTTCGTCACCAAAGTCTACCGCGCCGAGATGACGGGCGCCAAGGCCGAGAGCCGCAACGCGGAGCTGGAGGCCGCCTGCCTGTCCATCGCCGAGGACGACGAGGCCGGCCAGCGCTGGTGCGACAAGCACGGCTATCCGGGCTACACCTCCTACGCGTCCCTGAACGATCTGCCATGGCGGGTGCCCGTCTTCGGCGAGCTCCTGAAGGACCTCGACAAGCACGTGGCGGCCTTCGCCAAGGAGCTCGAATTCGATCTCCAGGGCCGTAAGCTCGTGCTCGACAGCCTGTGGATCAACATTCTTCCTCCCGGCGGCATCCACACCTCGCACATCCACCCGCATTCGGTGATCAGCGGAACCTATTATGTGACGATCCCGGAAGGCGCGAGCGCGCTCAAGCTCGAGGATCCGCGCCTCGGCTTCATGATGGCGGCCCCGCCGCGCAAAGCCAAGGCCCGTCCGGAGAACCGGCAATTCGCCTATATGAAGCCGATCCCCGGGACGGTCCTGCTCTGGGAAAGCTGGCTGCGCCACGAGGTGCCCTTGAACGAGGCCGAGAGCGAGCGCATCAGCGTGAGCTTCAACTATTCGTGGCAGTAG
- a CDS encoding adenylate/guanylate cyclase domain-containing protein codes for MARSLDAESLARVIALRDWLITVAGQMEDPNEVLSGFLDRLIELGLPVDRAVSAIETLHSEYAGIGRFWTREEGTVVRYLPHGDRRETVYQTSPFAHVNRTGEWLVLDLANTPDDLFPIIPELKEAGYRHYVTIPIRFTNGAENAISLATRSSQGFGTRELTILRMVIPSFALVTELRATSNRLDEVLRIYVGDDPHKAILSGAIQRGQVTRIRSAILFADMRDYTHISSTLSPESAVDLLNNYFDCLVPPIEDEGGEVLKYLGDGLLAIVRDKGDDTGGAAQSALTAATKALRRVEAANNEGRFPVPINVGFALHHGDAAYGNVGSGQRLDFTVIGRDVNLASRIAELNKSLGEPLLMSKPFVEHLWGNPSPLGAHAVEGFAEAVEVYKP; via the coding sequence ATGGCGCGAAGCCTCGACGCAGAAAGCCTCGCGCGCGTCATCGCCCTGCGGGACTGGCTGATCACGGTCGCGGGTCAGATGGAGGATCCCAACGAGGTGCTGTCGGGCTTCCTCGATCGTCTGATCGAGCTCGGCCTCCCGGTCGACCGGGCGGTCTCGGCCATCGAGACGCTGCATTCGGAATATGCGGGCATCGGACGCTTCTGGACCCGGGAGGAGGGGACCGTCGTCCGCTACCTGCCCCATGGAGACCGCCGCGAGACCGTCTACCAGACGAGCCCGTTCGCCCACGTGAACCGGACGGGCGAGTGGCTCGTCCTGGATCTCGCGAACACCCCGGACGACCTGTTCCCGATCATCCCGGAGCTGAAGGAGGCCGGCTACCGTCACTACGTGACCATCCCGATCCGCTTCACCAACGGGGCCGAGAACGCGATCTCGCTCGCCACGCGATCGTCGCAGGGCTTCGGTACGCGGGAGCTGACGATCCTGCGCATGGTGATCCCGTCCTTCGCCCTCGTGACCGAACTGCGCGCGACGAGCAACCGGCTCGACGAGGTGCTGCGCATCTACGTGGGGGACGATCCTCACAAGGCGATCCTGTCGGGCGCCATCCAGCGCGGGCAGGTGACGCGAATCCGCTCGGCCATCCTGTTCGCCGACATGCGCGACTACACGCATATCTCCTCGACCCTGAGCCCCGAGAGCGCGGTCGATCTCCTGAACAACTATTTCGACTGCCTCGTGCCGCCCATCGAGGACGAGGGCGGCGAGGTGCTGAAATATCTGGGAGACGGGCTTCTCGCCATCGTTCGCGACAAGGGCGACGACACGGGCGGGGCCGCGCAATCGGCGCTCACCGCGGCCACGAAGGCGCTGCGCCGCGTCGAGGCGGCCAACAACGAAGGCCGCTTCCCGGTGCCGATCAATGTGGGCTTCGCGCTCCACCACGGCGACGCGGCCTACGGCAATGTGGGGTCCGGCCAGCGCCTGGATTTCACGGTGATCGGGCGCGACGTGAACCTCGCCAGCCGCATCGCGGAGCTGAACAAGAGTCTCGGCGAGCCGCTCCTCATGTCCAAGCCCTTCGTCGAGCATCTCTGGGGCAATCCCTCGCCGCTCGGCGCCCACGCGGTCGAAGGTTTTGCGGAGGCGGTCGAAGTCTACAAACCTTGA
- a CDS encoding glutathione S-transferase family protein, with the protein MGLLIDGVWQDQWYDTKSTGGRFVRKASAFRNWVTSDGSPGPTGDGGFKAEAGRYHLYVSLACPWAHRTLIMRRLKGLEGMIGLSVVHWRMLEHGWTFDEGPGVVPDPINRARYLHQVYTAAQADYTGRVTVPVLWDKATGSIVNNESAEIIRMMNSAFDGIGATPGDYCPRDRKEEIDSLNARIYDTVNNGVYKAGFATTQQAYEEAVRPLFETLDWLDERLSSRRYLCGDRLTEADIRLFTTLVRFDPVYVGHFKCNLRRIADYPNLSGYLRDIYQTDGIAETVNMAHIKGHYYESHRTINPTGIVPMGPILALDAPHGRGNSQGL; encoded by the coding sequence ATGGGGCTGCTGATCGACGGCGTCTGGCAGGACCAATGGTACGACACCAAGAGCACCGGCGGACGCTTCGTGCGCAAGGCATCGGCCTTCCGGAACTGGGTCACCTCCGACGGCTCGCCGGGTCCGACCGGGGACGGCGGCTTCAAGGCGGAGGCCGGACGCTATCATCTCTACGTGTCGCTCGCCTGCCCATGGGCCCATCGCACCCTGATCATGCGCAGGCTCAAGGGCCTCGAGGGGATGATCGGCCTTTCCGTCGTGCACTGGCGCATGCTGGAGCACGGCTGGACCTTCGACGAGGGCCCAGGCGTCGTTCCGGACCCGATCAACCGGGCGCGGTATCTCCACCAGGTCTACACGGCCGCGCAGGCCGACTACACCGGCCGCGTGACGGTGCCGGTGCTGTGGGACAAGGCGACCGGGAGCATCGTGAACAACGAATCCGCCGAGATCATCCGCATGATGAACTCGGCCTTCGACGGGATCGGCGCCACGCCGGGCGATTACTGCCCGCGGGACCGGAAGGAGGAGATCGACAGCCTCAACGCCCGCATCTACGACACCGTCAACAACGGCGTCTACAAGGCGGGCTTCGCGACCACGCAACAGGCCTACGAGGAGGCGGTTCGCCCGCTCTTCGAGACCCTGGACTGGCTCGACGAGCGCCTGTCCTCCCGCCGCTATCTCTGCGGCGACAGGCTGACCGAGGCCGACATCAGGCTGTTCACGACCCTGGTGCGCTTCGACCCGGTCTATGTCGGGCACTTCAAGTGCAACCTGCGCCGCATCGCGGACTATCCCAATCTTTCAGGCTACCTGCGCGACATCTACCAGACGGACGGCATCGCCGAGACGGTGAACATGGCGCACATCAAGGGGCATTATTACGAGAGCCACAGGACCATCAATCCCACGGGCATCGTGCCGATGGGACCGATCCTCGCTCTCGACGCGCCGCACGGGCGCGGCAACTCTCAAGGTTTGTAG
- a CDS encoding MarC family protein gives MSQFFTDLITLWVVIDPIGTLPVFLAVTAGMSAAAARRTALRATVAAFFVLLFFVVAGQVLLQAMDINLDAFQIAGSIVLFLFALTMIFGEPKAESEEKDIATSDVDRSIYPLAIPSIAGPGAMLAVVSLTDNSKFDLSEQAETVAQMALVLLVTVALMLMASRIIKFIGDAGASVISRVMGLILASVAVNGIVLGIKQAFNLAP, from the coding sequence ATGAGCCAGTTTTTCACCGACCTGATCACCCTGTGGGTCGTCATCGACCCGATCGGAACTCTTCCGGTGTTTCTGGCCGTCACGGCCGGCATGAGTGCCGCGGCCGCCCGGCGAACGGCTCTGCGGGCCACGGTGGCGGCCTTCTTCGTCCTCCTGTTCTTCGTGGTCGCCGGCCAGGTGCTGCTTCAGGCCATGGACATCAATCTCGACGCCTTCCAGATCGCGGGCAGCATCGTCCTTTTCCTGTTTGCCCTGACGATGATCTTCGGGGAGCCGAAAGCGGAGTCCGAGGAGAAGGATATCGCCACCTCGGATGTCGATCGGTCGATCTACCCGCTGGCCATTCCCTCCATCGCCGGTCCGGGCGCCATGCTGGCGGTCGTGTCGCTCACGGACAACAGCAAATTCGATCTCTCCGAACAGGCCGAGACGGTCGCCCAGATGGCGCTCGTCCTGCTCGTCACTGTGGCGCTCATGCTGATGGCGTCCCGGATCATCAAGTTCATCGGCGACGCAGGCGCCAGCGTCATCAGCCGGGTCATGGGGCTCATTCTCGCCAGCGTGGCCGTGAACGGGATCGTCCTGGGCATCAAGCAGGCGTTCAACCTTGCTCCCTAG
- a CDS encoding patatin-like phospholipase family protein, which translates to MTGRAESHRSPVRGLQCPNAEKSISLALQGGGAHGAFTWGVLDYLLEDGRLTIEAITGASAGSMNAVVLFEGWLEGGRDGAREQLRTFWKRVSLDGVLSPLQRSLFDRLLSYWSVSESSHLWFDAWSRVASPYDLNPLDINPLRDALNSLIDFERVRACKDAKLFIAATNVWSGKIRIFKGPELTVDHVLASACLPMIFRAVEIDGVPYWDGGYTGNPALFPLFYETMSDDILLVQINPIERRSTPRTVQEIQNRLTEVTFNANLLQQFRSIEFVTRLIDEGKLSTNDYKRVFMHRIHGGENLDEFTAASRLSAQWSFFKELKDLGRRAARTWLSDNYRHIGRKSTLDLRDAYT; encoded by the coding sequence ATGACGGGTCGAGCGGAAAGCCACAGAAGCCCTGTGCGTGGGCTTCAGTGCCCCAATGCCGAGAAGTCGATATCGCTGGCGCTCCAGGGCGGCGGCGCGCACGGGGCCTTCACCTGGGGTGTGCTCGACTACCTTCTCGAGGACGGGCGGCTCACCATCGAGGCGATCACGGGGGCGAGCGCCGGCTCCATGAACGCCGTCGTGCTCTTCGAGGGATGGCTCGAAGGGGGACGGGACGGCGCGCGCGAGCAGCTGCGCACGTTCTGGAAGCGGGTGAGCCTCGACGGCGTGCTCTCGCCGCTCCAGCGTTCCCTGTTCGACCGTCTGCTGAGCTACTGGAGCGTGAGCGAATCCTCCCATCTCTGGTTCGATGCATGGTCGCGGGTCGCAAGCCCCTACGATCTGAATCCTCTCGACATCAATCCTTTGCGCGACGCCCTGAACAGCCTGATCGATTTCGAGCGGGTCAGAGCCTGCAAGGATGCGAAGCTGTTCATCGCGGCAACCAATGTCTGGTCCGGGAAGATCCGGATCTTCAAAGGCCCGGAGCTGACCGTCGACCACGTGCTGGCATCGGCCTGCCTGCCGATGATCTTCAGGGCCGTCGAGATCGACGGGGTGCCATACTGGGATGGCGGCTATACGGGCAATCCGGCGCTTTTTCCGCTCTTCTACGAAACGATGTCGGACGACATCCTCCTGGTCCAGATCAATCCGATCGAGCGCCGCTCGACCCCGAGGACCGTGCAGGAGATCCAGAACCGCCTGACCGAGGTCACCTTCAACGCCAACCTGTTGCAGCAGTTCAGGTCGATCGAGTTCGTGACCCGGCTCATCGACGAGGGAAAGCTTTCGACCAATGACTACAAGCGGGTCTTCATGCACCGGATCCACGGAGGTGAAAATCTCGACGAATTCACCGCCGCGTCGCGGCTCAGCGCCCAATGGAGCTTCTTCAAGGAGTTGAAGGATCTCGGCAGAAGGGCCGCCCGCACATGGCTTTCCGACAATTACCGTCACATCGGGCGGAAAAGCACCCTCGACCTGCGCGACGCCTATACCTGA
- a CDS encoding efflux RND transporter periplasmic adaptor subunit, translating to MRFPRSLVVSSVLFSWIASANLALAQGGPAQPPPPVTVAKPVVKDIVERTDFIGRFEAIDQVDIRSRVSGYLDKVHFQDGTFVKAGDLLFTIDPRPYRNTLEQAQSAVTSSQVRLEFAQSDLDRAEQLRRTGNIADQLFDQRRQAFLTAKAELDRSQAALRQAQLDVEFTQIKSPLSGRISRKLVSEGNLVNANETILTNVLSLDPIQFYFDVDERSYLAYSRQAQGGTKTSANGETNEVVLTLTDERLGQRKGLLDFVDNRLDAASGTIRLRAVFENKDMFLTPGLFGRVTVGASDPYQGILLPDEAIGSDQDRRVVYVVGENNIVNLKPVRIGPRIDGYRVIRDGLTGNETVVVNGLVRVRPGAPITPQMTTLPPTRERNGS from the coding sequence ATGCGCTTTCCTCGGTCCTTGGTTGTTTCCAGCGTTTTGTTCTCGTGGATTGCATCGGCGAACCTGGCCCTGGCTCAGGGTGGCCCCGCGCAACCCCCACCGCCGGTGACGGTCGCGAAGCCCGTCGTGAAGGATATCGTCGAGCGAACCGATTTCATCGGACGGTTCGAGGCCATCGATCAGGTCGACATCAGGTCGCGTGTGTCCGGGTACCTCGACAAGGTCCACTTCCAGGACGGCACCTTCGTCAAGGCGGGCGATCTCCTCTTCACCATCGATCCGCGTCCCTACCGCAACACGCTCGAGCAGGCGCAATCGGCCGTCACCTCTTCGCAGGTCCGCCTCGAATTCGCGCAGAGCGATCTGGATCGCGCCGAGCAGCTGCGTCGGACCGGCAACATCGCCGACCAGCTTTTCGACCAGCGCCGGCAAGCCTTTCTGACCGCCAAGGCGGAACTGGACCGATCCCAGGCGGCCCTGCGGCAGGCCCAGCTCGACGTGGAGTTCACTCAGATCAAATCACCCCTGTCGGGACGCATTTCGCGCAAGCTCGTCTCCGAGGGCAATTTGGTCAATGCCAACGAGACGATCCTGACGAACGTCCTCTCGCTCGATCCGATTCAGTTCTATTTCGATGTCGACGAGCGTTCGTATCTTGCCTATTCACGCCAGGCGCAGGGCGGGACCAAGACATCCGCCAACGGCGAGACGAACGAAGTCGTGCTCACGCTGACGGACGAGCGGCTCGGACAGCGCAAGGGACTGCTCGACTTCGTGGACAACCGGCTCGACGCGGCCAGCGGTACGATCCGCCTGCGCGCCGTGTTCGAGAACAAGGACATGTTCCTCACCCCCGGGCTATTCGGCCGCGTGACGGTCGGCGCTTCTGATCCGTATCAGGGGATCCTCCTGCCCGACGAGGCGATCGGCAGCGACCAGGACCGGCGGGTGGTCTACGTGGTGGGCGAGAACAACATCGTCAATCTCAAGCCCGTGCGGATCGGTCCGCGGATCGACGGCTACAGGGTCATCCGTGACGGACTGACCGGCAACGAGACGGTGGTCGTGAACGGCCTCGTCCGGGTCCGGCCCGGTGCGCCGATCACGCCCCAGATGACGACCCTTCCCCCGACCCGGGAACGAAACGGCAGCTGA